Proteins encoded together in one Onychomys torridus chromosome 1, mOncTor1.1, whole genome shotgun sequence window:
- the Pdzd7 gene encoding PDZ domain-containing protein 7 — MERWGGSLLSLLLSHANLSGHPLLLPCPPWLLQETGRYPAYKEMVSEYCWLDRLSSGVLQQLSPASESGSSVSSYASSAPCSSGSLPSDRMDVCLGPEEPGGHGPGWGRADTAMQTEPDMGSCVETWCSVRPTVILRDTAIRSDGPSSVRRLDSALSESPKTALLLALSRPRPPITRSQSHLTLWEEKKQRKKEKSGSPGEKRALQRSKTLMNLFFKGGRQGRPAGDGHREAWTLDSRSPTKVRPRLDLEKAGSVGPVQKFVTWRLRRERERGRALLSARSGSPSGQLPNVDEQVQAWESRRPLIQDLARRLLTDDEVLAVTRHCSRYVHEGGVEDLVRPLLAILDRPEKLLLLRDIRSVVAPTDLGRFDSMVMPVELEAFEALKSRAVRPSALRPTRQDTPPKRHLITPVPDSRGGFYLLPVNGCSEDDDGEIRERLGGLKVSLSASAPGHHHKGIPPLQDVPVDAFSPRRSACTPPPQPPPVAPRPPRPNWLLTEPPSKEGTQQNQSQTPGQSRSRSRSRGRGKSPGRIRSPSPAPITNATTANGRYHRPRKARPLLPRPLDGQEAKVGARQGPLENGIGGTTKETTWKASTGELRTVTLSKMKQSLGISISGGIESKVQPMVKIEKIFPGGAAFLCGALQAGFELVAVDGESLEQVTHQRAVDTIRRAYRNKAREPMELVVRVPGPGLPTLSSASLGINDQSLPDDSSSAHGPLDSTPIPTPATSPEASELEQALNPALQAPPSTPKLSPLLKDPHDPSH; from the exons ATGGAGCGGTGGGGAGGAAGCCTGCTAAGTTTACTCCTGTCCCACGCTAATTTGTCCGGGCATCCCCTGCTCCTCCCATGTCCACCTTGGCTTCTCCAGGAGACGGGCCGGTACCCTGCCTACAAAGAGATGGTTTCTGAGTACTGCTGGCTGGACAGAT TGAGCAGTGGGGTGCTGCAGCAGCTGTCCCCGGCCTCAGAGAGTGGCTCCAGTGTCTCCTCCTATGCCTCCAGTGCCCCGTGCAGCTCAGGCTCACTGCCCTCTGACCGCATGGATGTCTGCCTAGGGCCTGAGGAGCCCGGTGGCCATGGCCCAGGCTGGGGGCGGGCAGACACGGCCATGCAGACTGAGCCTGATATGGGCAGCTGTGTGGAAACTTGGTGCAGTGTACGGCCAACCGTCATCCTCAGGGACACAGCCATCCGCTCTGATGGTCCCTCTTCCGTCCGACGCCTTGATTCTGCACTTTCAGAGTCGCCCAAGACAGCTCTGCTGCTGGCCCTCAGCCGACCGAGGCCTCCCATCACCCGATCCCAGAGCCACCTGACACTGTGGG AGGAGAAGAAACAGCGGAAGAAGGAGAAGTCAGGGTCCCCCGGGGAGAAGAGGGCCTTGCAGCGCTCCAAGACGCTGATGAACCTCTTCTTCAAGGGAGGGCGGCAGGGGCGGCCAGCAGGGGACGGGCACAGAGAGGCCTGGACACTGGACAGTAGAAGCCCCACCAAAGTCCGCCCTCGCCTGGACCTGGAGAAAG CCGGGAGCGTGGGGCCTGTGCAGAAGTTTGTCACCTGGAGACTGAGACGTG AACGGGAGAGGGGCCGGGCCCTGCTCTCTGCCAGGTCCGGAAGCCCCTCTGGCCAGCTGCCCAATGTGGATGAGCAGGTGCAGGCCTGGGAAAGTCGACGGCCCCTCATTCAGGACCTGGCCCGGCGGCTGCTGACGGACGATGAGGTACTAGCAGTCACTCGGCACTGCTCCCGG TACGTCCATGAGGGTGGTGTGGAGGACCTGGTGCGCCCCCTGCTGGCCATCCTGGACAGGCCggagaagctgctgctgctgagggacATCAG GAGTGTGGTGGCCCCCACAGACCTCGGCCGCTTCGACAGCATGGTGATGCCCGTGGAGTTGGAGGCTTTTGAGGCTCTCAAGAGCAGGGCAG TTCGGCCTTCTGCTTTGAGACCAACCAGGCAAGACACGCCACCCAAGCGTCACCTCATCACCCCTGTGCCTG ACAGCCGTGGAGGCTTCTACTTGCTGCCAGTGAATGGCTGTTCAGAGGATGACGACGGAGAGATAAGGGAGAGGCTAGGGGGCCTTAAGGTCTCCCTCAGTGCCTCTGCCCCCGGCCACCACCATAAAGGAATCCCTCCTCTACAAGATGTACCAGTTGATGCCTTCTCTCCTCGACGAAGCGCATGTACACCTCCTCCCCAACCACCTCCTGTGGCTCCCCGGCCTCCCAGGCCTAACTGGCTACTGACAGAACCCCCAAGCAAAGAGGGCACTCAGCAGAACCAGAGCCAGACCCCAGGTCAAagccgcagccgcagccgcagccgAGGGCGAGGCAAGTCCCCTGGGCGCATTCGCTCCCCTTCCCCAGCACCCATCACCAATGCCACCACAGCCAACGGGCGCTATCACAGGCCTCGGAAGGCAAGGCCCCTGCTTCCACGACCTCTGGATGGGCAGGAGGCCAAGGTGGGAGCTAGGCAAGGGCCCCTGGAGAATGGAATTGGTGGGACAACCAAGGAGACGACCTGGAAAGCCTCCACTGGAGAGCTGAGGACCGTCACGCTATCCAAGATGAAGCAGTCTTTGG GCATCAGCATTTCTGGGGGCATCGAGTCCAAGGTGCAGCCCATGGTGAAGATAGAGAAGATCTTCCCCGGAGGTGCTGCTTTCCTATGTGGGGCCCTGCAG GCTGGCTTCGAGCTGGTGGCAGTGGATGGGGAAAGCCTGGAGCAGGTGACTCACCAACGAGCTGTGGATACCATCCGCAGAGCATATAGAAACAAGGCTCGGGAGCCTATGGAGCTTGTGGTCAGGGTTCCTGGACCTGGCCTGCCGACCTTATCCTCTGCCTCATTAGGCATTAACGACCAGAGCCTTCCTGATGACAGTTCCTCTGCCCATGGACCCCTTGACAGTACCCCAATCCCTACCCCAGCTACCTCCCCCGAGGCTAGTGAACTAGAGCAGGCTCTCAACCCTGCACTTCAGGCTCCTCCAAGTACCCCCAAACTCTCACCTCTTCTGAAGGATCCCCATGACCCTTCCCACTGA